Part of the Fretibacterium sp. OH1220_COT-178 genome is shown below.
TCCCGAGGCTTCCGTTCTCGAGGATGCTCCGGGGGCCGAAAGTTTGTTATCATCTTTTTTACGGGATTGTCGTCGTCTTCCGGTCGTCCCGGCTGAGGAGGGCCGCACCGCGGCTCTTCCGGAAAAGGAGATTCGCATTTTCGCAGGAGGTCTTTCGATGAACGATCGCGGGCACACCTTCGATGTGGCCAACCCCAAAGTGGCGGGGGCCCTCAGGCATCTTTCCTTTTTGCTGCACGGCAAGGAGGCCGTCCTGATACGGCTTCTGGCCTGCGTCTTCGCAGGAGGCCATCTCCTGCTGGAGGACCTTCCGGGCCTGGGCAAGACGACCCTGGCCCTGGCCGCGGCACGACTGCTGGGTCTGCGCTTCGGCCGGGTGCAGTGCACCAACGACCTCCTCCCGACCGACGTCACGGGGCTGAGCGTCTACAAGGCGGAGACGGGGCAGTTCGAGTTCCATCCGGGCCCGGTGTTCAACAACCTGCTGCTGGTGGACGAGATCAATCGGGCCACCCCCAAGACCCAGAGCGCCCTGCTGGAGGCGATGGGCGAGGAGCAGGTCACCGTGGACGGGAGGAGCTATGCCCTGCCGCGCCCCTTCTTCGTCGTCGCGACGCAGAATCCCGTGGAGCACGCGGGGACCTTCCCGCTCCCCGAATCCCAGATGGACCGTTTCATGATCAAGGCGTCGATCGGCTACCCCTCCCGGGATGCGGAACGGCGGATCCTGAGGCTGGGACCCCAGAAGGAGGATTTGTTCGCCTTTCCCGCGCTCTTCTCGGCCGAGGAGATCGCCGACCTGCAGGGCAGGATCGAGCGCGATGTGAGGGTCGACGACCGGATTCTGGATTACGTTCTGGATCTTGCGGAGAGGACGCGGGACCAGCCGATGCTGGAGGGGGGGATCTCCCCGCGCGGCGCCATGATGGTCCTGCGGGTGGCTCGGGCTCTGGCCTGGATGCGCGGGCGCGACTACGTGGTTCCCGAGGACGTCCGTTTTCTGGCCCCCGAGGTCTTGGCGCATCGCCTTCAGCCGGCGCGGGGGACGACGTCGTCCCGCGAGGATATCCTGCAGGCGATCCTGGACACGGTGCCCATCCCCTGATGCGGACTTCTCCGGTGATCCGGGTCCGCCCTTCGGGCGGGGTCTATATCCTCCTGACCGTCGCCCTGGGAGTGGTCTCCGTCAACAGTGGGAACAACCTGCTCTATCTCGTGACGGCCCTGCTGTTGGGCTATATGGCGGCCTCGGGGATCGCCGGCCGCCGCAACGTGATGGGGGCCGAGGTCTGGACGGAGATGCCCGACGAGATCTATGCGGGCCGTGCCTTCAGGGTTGTGGTCAAGGTCCGGAATCGGCGCCGTTTCGCATCGCTGCATCTCATCGAGGTGCTCCTGCGCAGCGGACGGGGGACGGAGGTGCGGGAGGGGCCCCGTGCTTTTTTCGGGCTCGTCCCGCCCGGGGAGGTCCTGGCCCGCAGCGTGTGGATGAGCCTGCCCCGCCGGGGGCGGGAAGCCGTCGGGCTCGAGCTCTCGTCCGCGTACCCCTTCGACTTCTTCGTCCGTTGGGGGAAGGAGCCTTCGGAGGCGGAGGTGCTGGTCTTTCCCGAACCCCTTTACAGGCGCGGGGAGGACGGCAGCGGCGGTGAGGATGGAGAACCCCGAGGGGAGGAGAGGGGCAGGAGATTTTCGGTCGAGACCACGGATGTCGCAGGCATACGCCCCTATCGGACGGGCGACCCCGTGAGCCGCATTCACTGGAAGGTCTCCGCCCGTACGGGGACCTTGAGCACCCGTATCTTCGAAGGGCCGCCTCCGCCGTCCGGTCGGATGATCGATCTCGATGCCCTGGTGGCCGCTCAGGGTGTGGAGCGCGGGCTCTCCCTTGCGGCCGGAAGGCTCCTCGAGTCGGGGCGGGAGGGCGTGCCCCTCGGGATGAAGGACCGTGGAACCGTGATTCCCCCGGCCTCGGGGTGGGGCTTTCGCCTCGGCCTCCTCAAACGGCTGGCCCTCTACGAGTTCGGAAGGCCCGAGGGGGACTTGAGATGAGGCCTTCGCTTCGAGCCGGCGTCGAGGGGCCGGCTGTACGTACGGTGTCGGTGGAGGCTGTCCTCGATGCGGTGGTCTGCGGCTGCGGCTGCCTGTGTCTTTTGATGGTGTGGGACGGGATAGGCTGGGGGACCGCTTCGGTCTTTGCCCTCGCCCTTATGGCGGTGGTCCTGGTCCGGGTTTTGGACCTGCCGCGCCCGCCTGCCGTCCTGTCGCTCGGGGGGGTCGTGCTTCTGCTCGTCCTCGTCCTTTCCCGGGTGAGCCGGCGGTATATGGCGGAGCCCTTTCTCGAGGCCGTCCTGCTTCTTTTCCTCTTTCGCGTATTGGACCGTAAGTCCTCCAGGGATTACGTCCAGATCGCGCTCCTCACCCTGGTTGCCCTCGTGGTCTACGCCCTTCTGTCCGTGGAGAAGCTCTTTCTGCTCGCCGCCCTAGGAACGGGATACTGCGCCTCCCTGATCCTGATGCTGGCCGCCTGGCAGAGACGGGAGGCGGATGCCAGGCTCTCCCTCGCCGATGCGGGCCGCCTTCTTCGCCGTGCCCTCGGGATATTCGCCATGATGCTTCCCCTGTGCCTGGCGCTTTTCTTTCTGGCGCCGCGGGTGCGGAACCCCATTCTCCGTCCCCTGGCCGGAGGGGGCGCCGTGGCTTCGACGGGCTTTTCCGAGCGGCTGCGCCTGGGGGAGGTCGGAACGATTCAGGGAAGCGACCGGCTTTCGTTCCGGGCCGAGACCGAGGAGCTCCCCCCGGATCGACTCTATTGGCGGGGTGCGGTGCTCTCCTACTTTACCGGCGTCGGCTGGGAGGTGGACCTGAGGGCGCGCGGCGAGGGCTGGGGACATCCGGATGCGAATACGCCGCAGGTGCGACAGAAAATCATCCTCGAACCGGGGAGACACCGCTGGCTCTTCGCCCTGGACCGGCCGCTCGCGACTCGGGGAGGAGGCGCCACCGGCCTGGGGAATGGAACCTTCTGGAGGCACGGCACTGGAGAGGCGCTCCGTTACGAGGCCGTCTCCGTCCTCTCGCCGCTCCCGGGAACGCTCTCCGATTCGGCCGAGTCGGTCTTTCTTGAGCTTCCCAGGGGTTATGCCCCGGCCTTGAAGGAGCTGACCCGGGAATTGATCCGGGGAATCCCGGACGGGAGGGGGCGGATGGACGCGATAGCGTCCCACTTCAGGGGGGGCGGCTATCTATGGTCTTTGGAGGGGCTGGTGCTGGGTGAGGACGCACTGGAGCGGTTCGTCCTCGACGTCAGGCGCGGCAATTGCGAGTACTTTGCCTCTGCCGCCGGGGTGATGCTGCGCATGGCGGGGGTGCCCGCCCGCCTGGTCGCGGGGTATCGAGGGGGTCACTACAACCGGTCCGGCGGGTACTACGCCGTTCGGGAGCGGCAGGCCCATGTATGGGTGGAGGCCTGGGACCGGGATGCAAGGACCTGGGTCCGTATCGACCCCACCCCTGCGGGCTCCGCGGAAGGGGCGGGAGAAACGGGGATCCTGGGGGGCTGGTGGGATTTTTGGGACTACCTGGATTATCAGTGGAACAGCAGATTTGTTGGGTACAATGCCCGGACGCAGAGCGAGTGGGCGTCGTTCCTGAGGGACCTGCTGCGGAACCCGCGTGCCTCCCTGCGGGCGCCCTCGGGGGGACTTGGGGGCTTGAGAAGCGTCCTGGTCGGGGGGGCGCTTTGGCTTGTGTTGCCCCTGAGCGGCCTGTGGCTCATCGGGACCTTTTTGCGTCGCCGGCGTCGGGATCCGTGCCGCGTGCTTCTGGAACGTTTCGATCGCGCGATGCGAAAGCATGGAGCGGACCGGCGCAACGCCGAGGGACTGGAGGAGTTTGTCTCCCGGTTGAACGGGCCGCTTCGGCGGCTGGCCGAGCAATTCGTCTCGGATTTCGAGGAGGTGTGGTACGGCGGCAGGCCGCTGGACCCGGAGCTCCGGGAGCGTCTGGAACGCCGGCTTGCGGACCTGGGAAGGCTGAAACGCGACGAACATTGAGGGGACCGGTCCTTCTTTCCGGTCCCCTTGATGCTCCTTTGCTCGACGGAATGCCCCTGGGGTTCCCGGAAAGGCAGGAGGGCAGGGGCAGCAGTTGTGCTCAGTCCCGTTTCGGGAGATCCGCCTTCGAAGCCTCCTCCAGGGCCTCCTCCAGAGTGGACGGGTCGAAGCCGAGGTAGTCGTAGTTCTTGCGGATGAGCTGTTCGTACCTCTGGGTCGGTCGTCCCAGAGGGTTGGTCTCCGGCAGGAGAAAGACGATCGCCTTGATCATGGTCCCCTGATAGCTGACGTTGATGTCGTGCTTTTGGTAGCAGTGAGGGACGCCCTCGTAGAGCTCGAGAGCCTGCATGTCCTTTCGCGTCAGGGCCCAGAGGACGGCGGGGGTCCGCGCCCCTTGCCGGCGGTCCATGGTCGCATAGTGGCTGCTTCGGGACTTTCTGAACGAGAGGCGATAGTCCTCGACCTCGGTCGTTCCCAGAAGGACGGCGTCCTCGCAGCGCCTCTTCATCTGCTCCAGGTTCATGTTCGTGTCGTAGGACAGGAAAAACAGGCGCGCGGAGTCCGGAGAATGCGGCATGCGCCCCACGAAATCCGAGTGGCGTTCCCGCACCTCCCGGGAGAGCTGGCCGGCGATCTCGGCGTCCTTGTAGGAGATCGTCCAGAAATTGGCCTCCAGTTTGGTGCTCAGCAGGCGACGGACGGCTCCCAGCCAGAAGTCGGAGAACTCCGAACAGAACTTCGGGTAGGTCATGAGAAATTCGTAGATGCCGCAACGGTGGTATATTCCGTAGACATCCAGAAATCCGGGTTCGAAGCCCTGGGGATTTTCCTCCCGGTGCCACCGGGTCACGGCTTGAAGGCCGCTCAGAAGGGAGTCGTAATACCCCTTGTCCAGAAGCCGGCTCTGCTCCTTCATCAAAAGATGTATCAGGATCGCCGTGGCCAGACAGGTCGGACGATAGGCGAGCTCAAACTGGCGATCCTTGGGCATGTCCTTCACGTCGTACAACGACCAGAGACCATCGTTCCCCTTACCTTCCGGTGAGGGGGCAGCCTGTTCCAGCAGGAGCCTTTGTATCAGGCTCTCCTCCTCGGCGGCATTCAGACGGTCCGAGACGCAGTCCTCATAAGAAAGCTCGAGCGAGCGTATGACCGCGTAGCACTTTGCCGCGTCGGCCTCGGCGTTCTCGAATCTGCGGAACACAAGTTCGTTCCTCACGGTGGGGGTCTCCTCTCCAAATTTTACATCCGCACTTCGAAATCGAAAGTAAAAAGCGCGTGGAGGAGGCGAATCGCGCCGCCCAATAGGCCTCACCTTCAAGGGAAAACGCCCATGAGTGCAAGGAGTGCTCTTTCGAATGCTGATGAGTTCGTAAGAATGTATCATACAGCATAAATGTGATTGTGAGAATAAGCATTGCGCGGTAAATGCGCAAACCTCGGTTTGTTCCCTAAAAAGCCGTTACGACGGGGAGAAGTTTATGCTAAGATGAGGCCTGCGTCGGAGGGCTTTTCAGCGCGTCGGTTTTCTGAAGGGAGTGGCGTTGGTGGAGGTTCTGGGGCTTTTGGCGATTTTCTGTGCCCGTGTTCTGGACGTCAGCTGCCAGACGACCCGCATTCTGTTCCTGGTCAAGGGACAACGCTTCATCGCGGCCTGCATCGGCTTTTTTGAGGTCATGATCTACATGCTGGTCCTTGGATATCTCCTGGGAGGGGGCAGATCCCTTTCCTTTGTCGAACTGCTTTTCTACTGCGGCGGGTTCGCGGCGGGCAATTATGTGGGGTCCTGGCTTGAAGAAAAGCTGATGAACACCTTTATCCTTGTCGAGGTGATCATGGAGGACGGAGAACGTGCACGCCAGGCCATCGAGGCGGTTCGAAATCGGGGGCTGGGCGCCACGGTGGTTCAGGGAATGGGGCGCGGCGGCCCTCGCCTGCTCGTCGAAATCTTTTGCAGGCGGCACGATGTTCAGGCGGTCCAGGCTCTTTTTGCCGACGAGGGGTTCGTCACGATATCCGACGTCAAGCGATGCACCGGAGGGTGGTTCCCCAAACGGCTCTGAATTGAAGGACTTTTGCTTGGAAAACACTCTCTGGGGGAGCCCGTGTCGAATTTGTGTGGAGGGCGTGGAGTCCTCCAAAAAGTGAGCTTTTCAGCCGCGGCCTTTGCCGCGGAGGGCCGCCGTCGAGGTGAGGAGATCGTCCCGCCGACGGTCCTGGGGGGAAAGGAATGTTGTCCATGCAGGATAGGATGCCAGGCCCGATAACCCGTCGTTGGTCTCTTGAGGAGGAGAACAGGTCCCTTTATATGCGCACGGTCGAGCTCGAGCGCAGGCTGATGCGCTTCGAGCGGGAGGAGAAGGCCTTCCGCGAGATCGAGCGCAGCTATCTGGATCTGATGGACAGCGAGGTCTTTTTGCTTCTCCTGCTCGACGTGCAGGGGGGCGTTCTGGCCGCCAACCGTTGTGCGGAGAGGTTCTGGCAATTGGCCTCGCGGGATGGGGGGGCGGCAGCGCTCGGGTCGATGTGTGCCTTTGCCGATGCGGAGAAGCTGGACTCCCTGCTTCGGCAGGCGGCGCGTGAAAGAGTTCGTGCCCGTCTGTCCCTGCTGCGTGCGAACGGCTCCCAGGTATGGGTGGAGGCGGAGCTCTCCCCCTCGCTTTTTCGTGGGGGCGACGCGATTCAATTGATCGGAGTCGACGTGACCGAAAAGGTCGAGGCGGCTCGGCCGCAGGGAGCGAGAGACTGGGGACGGGTGCTGGATGCATGTCCCGGGCTCCTGTGCTGTGTCCTCGATGCCCAGGGCAGGCTGATTTACGTTTCCCGCGGCTACCGGGCCGCGGCCAAGCGCTTTCTGGGGCACGACTGTGTCGTGGGGGCGCCCTATCCGCCCGAGGCCAATTCGGCGGACCGCTCCCTTCATGACCTGCTCGCGTCCGCGCTGCTTGGAGGGATGGGCGGCATCGAACTGCGCGAACGGCACGAGGAGGGCGATCGCTTTTGGGAGATGCTCGCCTCCCCCCTGCGGTCGGAGGAGGGCGAGGTCGCCGGAGCCGTTTTGCGCATGTCCCCCATCTCCGGGAAGCGGCCTGTCCCCGTCAACGATCCCGCCTTGGCGGAGGCCTCATCGGAGGTGTCGGACAAGGGGGCTTTTGACGGTGCGGCCATGCTGGATGCGGTCTCCGACATGCTGCTCGTTGCGGATCTGCAGGGAAATTGTCTTGCGGTGAACGAGAGTTTTTCCGCTTCCCTGAACCTCGATCCCACGGCGTTGCTGGGCAAGCCCCTGACGGATCTGCCCCTGGCGAACGATCCTCAGAACGCCGATTTTTCCGGTCGATTGAGGGAGTTGCTGAACGCCCGTTCGGGCGGTTTCGAGATCCGGGTCGGCACGAGCGGGGGAGAGCTGGTTTGGCTGGATGTCCGGGGGAGGCCCGTGGACTGGAACGGCTCCGCGGCCGTGCTCCTGACCTGCACGGACGTCACCCTGCTTCGCCGCACTCAGGAACAGCTGCGCCGGGTTGCCGTTACGGACCGCACGACGGGTTTGCTCAATCGTCAGGGGATGGAGCGGGTCCTGGTCACGGAGCTCGAACGTGCCGCCCGTTACCGGGGTTCGCTTTGTCTCATCATCATGGATATCGATGGTTTTCGCCGCCTCAACGAATTCCGTGGGTATGAGGCCTGCGACCGGGCGCTCAAGACCTTGATGAAGGCGCTGAAGAATATTTTGCGTCCTACGGATTTCCTGGGGCGCTGGGGCGGGGACGAATTCATGGTCCTGACGCCCCAGACGTCGGGGCCCGCCTGCCTGCTGGCGGATGCGCTTCGGGACACGGCCCGAAACGGCGTTTTCGACCGGGAGGACTCCATATCCCTGAGCGTCGGTGTGGCCGAGTTCAGCAGGGAGATGGACGTTTCATCCTTTGTGGGGGCGGCCTACGATGCAATGACCGCGGCGAAGAAGGATGGGGGCGACCGCACCGTCCTGGCCGGCGGAGCGGACAGACGATAGGGAGGATGGGCTGAATTGGGACAAATCCAGATCATAGTCGAGGGAATGACCGCGAGCGGCAAGTCGACGGTCGTTAATCTGCTTTCGGAGCGGCTCGGATTCAAGGTCATGCCGGAGGAATTTCGTGATCAGCACGATCTGTTGAGCCGCTTCCATCACGACCGCAAATGGGCTTTTCCCATGCAGCTCAATTTTCTGGTCACGCGTTTCGCTCAGTACCTCTGCGCCTCCGAGGAGGATCATTACATTCTGGACCGCAGCGTCTTCGGGGACAAGGTCTACGCGACGCTCTACTACAAGCAGGGGTATTTCAGGGACAGCCAGTTCGGGTGCTATCTGACGCTCTACGATTCCCTGCTCCGGTACACGAAGGCCCCGAGGCTTCTGATCCTCGTGCACTGTCCCTTCGAGGAGATCATGCGTCGGATTCACGCCCGGGGCCGCGAGGACGAGATTGCGGCGGGCGAGGAGTATTGGCGGATGCTCTACAACGCCTACGCGCCCTTCATCGACTTCGTCAAGATGGAGATGGACATTCCGAACTTCCTGGTGCTGGACCTCTCCGATCCCAATTTCATCCACACTCCGGAGCGGGTGGATCGTTTTCTGGACGAGGTCCGCTCCTTTTTTCCCGATCGGTTCGGAGGGGAGACGGGCACAGGGCGCTGACGGGCATTCATCCTTGGTCCGGAAGGAGAGTGGAGGCCATGAAGTACGACGTCGCCATCGTCGGGGCGGGGCCAGCGGGGGTGTTTGCCGCTGCCGAGCTGGTGAAGAACGGCAAAAGGGTCCTGATTGCGGACAAGGGCAAACTGATCCGTGAGCGCAAGTGTCCCATCGTCGGGGGCCTGGTTCGCAGCTGCGTCAACTGTGCCTCGTGCGCCATCGTCTCGGGCTGGGGCGGGGCGGGCTCGGCCTCGGACGGCAAGCTGACGCTCACCACGGGCTTCGGCGGCAACCTGGAGGAGTACATTGGCCGGGATGCCCTGATGGAGATGATCGGCTACGTCGACGACCGCTTCGTGAAGTTCGGAGCGGACCCCCACTGCTACGAGGCGAGCGGGGATGTCGCCCGGGAGACCATACGGCGCGGGGCCCGGGTGGGGTTGAGGGTCCTGCCGGCCCGCATCCGGCACATCGGGACGGACGCCTCGCGGGAGGTCCTGGACAACATGTACGAGGACCTGCGTCGGGGCTGCGAGATTCGTATGAGCGCAC
Proteins encoded:
- a CDS encoding AAA family ATPase — its product is MNDRGHTFDVANPKVAGALRHLSFLLHGKEAVLIRLLACVFAGGHLLLEDLPGLGKTTLALAAARLLGLRFGRVQCTNDLLPTDVTGLSVYKAETGQFEFHPGPVFNNLLLVDEINRATPKTQSALLEAMGEEQVTVDGRSYALPRPFFVVATQNPVEHAGTFPLPESQMDRFMIKASIGYPSRDAERRILRLGPQKEDLFAFPALFSAEEIADLQGRIERDVRVDDRILDYVLDLAERTRDQPMLEGGISPRGAMMVLRVARALAWMRGRDYVVPEDVRFLAPEVLAHRLQPARGTTSSREDILQAILDTVPIP
- a CDS encoding DUF58 domain-containing protein, with the protein product MRTSPVIRVRPSGGVYILLTVALGVVSVNSGNNLLYLVTALLLGYMAASGIAGRRNVMGAEVWTEMPDEIYAGRAFRVVVKVRNRRRFASLHLIEVLLRSGRGTEVREGPRAFFGLVPPGEVLARSVWMSLPRRGREAVGLELSSAYPFDFFVRWGKEPSEAEVLVFPEPLYRRGEDGSGGEDGEPRGEERGRRFSVETTDVAGIRPYRTGDPVSRIHWKVSARTGTLSTRIFEGPPPPSGRMIDLDALVAAQGVERGLSLAAGRLLESGREGVPLGMKDRGTVIPPASGWGFRLGLLKRLALYEFGRPEGDLR
- a CDS encoding transglutaminase TgpA family protein, with translation MRPSLRAGVEGPAVRTVSVEAVLDAVVCGCGCLCLLMVWDGIGWGTASVFALALMAVVLVRVLDLPRPPAVLSLGGVVLLLVLVLSRVSRRYMAEPFLEAVLLLFLFRVLDRKSSRDYVQIALLTLVALVVYALLSVEKLFLLAALGTGYCASLILMLAAWQRREADARLSLADAGRLLRRALGIFAMMLPLCLALFFLAPRVRNPILRPLAGGGAVASTGFSERLRLGEVGTIQGSDRLSFRAETEELPPDRLYWRGAVLSYFTGVGWEVDLRARGEGWGHPDANTPQVRQKIILEPGRHRWLFALDRPLATRGGGATGLGNGTFWRHGTGEALRYEAVSVLSPLPGTLSDSAESVFLELPRGYAPALKELTRELIRGIPDGRGRMDAIASHFRGGGYLWSLEGLVLGEDALERFVLDVRRGNCEYFASAAGVMLRMAGVPARLVAGYRGGHYNRSGGYYAVRERQAHVWVEAWDRDARTWVRIDPTPAGSAEGAGETGILGGWWDFWDYLDYQWNSRFVGYNARTQSEWASFLRDLLRNPRASLRAPSGGLGGLRSVLVGGALWLVLPLSGLWLIGTFLRRRRRDPCRVLLERFDRAMRKHGADRRNAEGLEEFVSRLNGPLRRLAEQFVSDFEEVWYGGRPLDPELRERLERRLADLGRLKRDEH
- a CDS encoding gamma-glutamylcyclotransferase family protein; translated protein: MRNELVFRRFENAEADAAKCYAVIRSLELSYEDCVSDRLNAAEEESLIQRLLLEQAAPSPEGKGNDGLWSLYDVKDMPKDRQFELAYRPTCLATAILIHLLMKEQSRLLDKGYYDSLLSGLQAVTRWHREENPQGFEPGFLDVYGIYHRCGIYEFLMTYPKFCSEFSDFWLGAVRRLLSTKLEANFWTISYKDAEIAGQLSREVRERHSDFVGRMPHSPDSARLFFLSYDTNMNLEQMKRRCEDAVLLGTTEVEDYRLSFRKSRSSHYATMDRRQGARTPAVLWALTRKDMQALELYEGVPHCYQKHDINVSYQGTMIKAIVFLLPETNPLGRPTQRYEQLIRKNYDYLGFDPSTLEEALEEASKADLPKRD
- a CDS encoding DUF5698 domain-containing protein, with product MEVLGLLAIFCARVLDVSCQTTRILFLVKGQRFIAACIGFFEVMIYMLVLGYLLGGGRSLSFVELLFYCGGFAAGNYVGSWLEEKLMNTFILVEVIMEDGERARQAIEAVRNRGLGATVVQGMGRGGPRLLVEIFCRRHDVQAVQALFADEGFVTISDVKRCTGGWFPKRL
- a CDS encoding sensor domain-containing diguanylate cyclase, which encodes MRTVELERRLMRFEREEKAFREIERSYLDLMDSEVFLLLLLDVQGGVLAANRCAERFWQLASRDGGAAALGSMCAFADAEKLDSLLRQAARERVRARLSLLRANGSQVWVEAELSPSLFRGGDAIQLIGVDVTEKVEAARPQGARDWGRVLDACPGLLCCVLDAQGRLIYVSRGYRAAAKRFLGHDCVVGAPYPPEANSADRSLHDLLASALLGGMGGIELRERHEEGDRFWEMLASPLRSEEGEVAGAVLRMSPISGKRPVPVNDPALAEASSEVSDKGAFDGAAMLDAVSDMLLVADLQGNCLAVNESFSASLNLDPTALLGKPLTDLPLANDPQNADFSGRLRELLNARSGGFEIRVGTSGGELVWLDVRGRPVDWNGSAAVLLTCTDVTLLRRTQEQLRRVAVTDRTTGLLNRQGMERVLVTELERAARYRGSLCLIIMDIDGFRRLNEFRGYEACDRALKTLMKALKNILRPTDFLGRWGGDEFMVLTPQTSGPACLLADALRDTARNGVFDREDSISLSVGVAEFSREMDVSSFVGAAYDAMTAAKKDGGDRTVLAGGADRR
- a CDS encoding deoxynucleoside kinase, which encodes MGQIQIIVEGMTASGKSTVVNLLSERLGFKVMPEEFRDQHDLLSRFHHDRKWAFPMQLNFLVTRFAQYLCASEEDHYILDRSVFGDKVYATLYYKQGYFRDSQFGCYLTLYDSLLRYTKAPRLLILVHCPFEEIMRRIHARGREDEIAAGEEYWRMLYNAYAPFIDFVKMEMDIPNFLVLDLSDPNFIHTPERVDRFLDEVRSFFPDRFGGETGTGR